A window of the Candidatus Atribacteria bacterium ADurb.Bin276 genome harbors these coding sequences:
- the icd gene encoding Isocitrate dehydrogenase (NADP) → MKHTITLIPGDGTGPEITETVVRVLEATGLKIEWDVQEAGSDVLEKYGTPLPNQVLESIKRNKVALKGPITTPVGTGFRSVNVALRKELDLFACLRPCKTYPGVRSRYENIDLVIIRENTEDLYAGIEFEVNQEATTRLIQNIKELSGHSIRTDTGLSIKPISIFGSKRIVTFAFEYARQNNRHKVTAVHKANIMKYSDGLFLQVARQVASNYPDIEFEDRIVDNMCMQLVQKPELYDVLVLPNLYGDILSDLGAGLVGGLGVAPGANIGTDYAVFEPTHGSAPKYKNQNKVNPMAMILSGMMMLQYIGEKEKAQKLEKAVAKVIQENRFVTYDMKPISNQDQAAKTNEVGEAIIRALTK, encoded by the coding sequence ATGAAGCACACCATAACTCTCATACCGGGAGATGGCACTGGTCCGGAGATCACCGAAACGGTAGTTCGTGTTCTGGAAGCAACTGGTCTTAAAATTGAATGGGACGTCCAGGAAGCTGGATCAGATGTTCTTGAAAAATATGGTACCCCGCTTCCTAATCAGGTACTTGAGTCAATAAAAAGAAACAAAGTAGCCCTCAAGGGGCCAATTACAACCCCGGTGGGAACCGGCTTTCGTAGTGTTAATGTCGCTCTTCGAAAGGAACTGGATCTTTTTGCTTGTTTACGTCCTTGTAAAACCTATCCAGGGGTTCGTTCACGCTATGAAAATATCGACTTAGTGATCATCCGGGAAAATACCGAAGACCTCTATGCTGGTATTGAGTTTGAAGTAAACCAAGAAGCAACGACTCGTTTAATCCAAAACATAAAAGAATTAAGTGGTCATTCAATACGCACCGATACCGGTTTAAGCATTAAACCAATATCGATATTTGGTTCAAAGCGGATTGTTACTTTCGCATTTGAATATGCCCGTCAGAATAATCGACACAAGGTTACCGCTGTCCACAAAGCAAACATTATGAAATATTCTGATGGCCTTTTCCTTCAAGTTGCCCGCCAAGTGGCATCGAACTATCCCGATATAGAATTTGAAGATCGTATTGTTGATAATATGTGTATGCAATTGGTTCAAAAACCAGAGCTTTATGATGTATTGGTCCTCCCCAATCTTTATGGTGATATTCTATCCGACTTAGGCGCCGGTTTGGTTGGGGGATTAGGAGTTGCTCCCGGGGCAAATATCGGTACTGATTATGCCGTATTTGAACCAACTCATGGAAGTGCTCCCAAATATAAAAACCAAAACAAAGTAAATCCTATGGCCATGATTCTTTCGGGAATGATGATGCTTCAGTATATTGGTGAAAAAGAAAAAGCCCAGAAATTGGAAAAAGCTGTAGCCAAGGTCATCCAAGAAAATCGCTTTGTTACCTATGATATGAAGCCTATTTCAAACCAGGACCAAGCAGCTAAAACCAATGAAGTTGGAGAAGCCATTATCCGAGCTCTTACCAAATAA
- a CDS encoding putative transporter YfdV, whose product MYQVLLVMLILIGLGIILQIFKIFPPVTASLLNKFVLYISFPCLVFRFLQPAIIEASYWKIPPLAFSIITIIFLLAYGWGKYGLRFSPASSASFAMGAAFGNTAFLGYPFVMALLGENALPPAIFFDQMGNFLVVYTVGVAICVYSKDQKFSLYSFKEILKLPPFLAFVVALFLNGVPIPAVFMDTINRLADTTVPVIMIAIGLSLSIKQVSRRLVPILYATGIKLVLLPILFLILTRFIHFEPVTRQVMVLQSATPTLMSSFALASLYSLDTELCSSIIFTTTILSFATFPLWNLILHNF is encoded by the coding sequence ATGTACCAGGTTCTATTGGTAATGCTGATCCTGATAGGTTTGGGAATCATTCTTCAAATTTTTAAAATATTCCCGCCGGTCACTGCCTCTCTATTGAATAAATTTGTACTGTATATTTCTTTTCCCTGCTTGGTTTTTCGGTTCTTACAACCAGCAATTATTGAAGCTTCGTATTGGAAAATCCCACCGCTGGCTTTTTCCATCATTACCATTATTTTTCTGCTTGCTTATGGTTGGGGAAAGTACGGATTGAGATTCTCCCCGGCAAGTAGTGCAAGCTTTGCTATGGGGGCTGCTTTTGGCAACACAGCTTTTCTTGGCTACCCCTTTGTAATGGCTTTGCTGGGAGAAAATGCACTTCCTCCGGCTATTTTTTTTGATCAAATGGGTAACTTTTTAGTAGTCTATACCGTAGGAGTGGCCATTTGTGTATATAGCAAGGACCAGAAATTTTCTCTTTACAGCTTCAAAGAAATTTTAAAATTACCGCCCTTTTTAGCTTTTGTTGTCGCTTTGTTCCTGAATGGGGTTCCAATACCAGCGGTTTTTATGGATACCATAAACCGCTTAGCCGATACCACCGTTCCGGTTATTATGATTGCCATTGGCTTGTCACTCTCAATAAAACAAGTGTCTCGCCGTTTAGTTCCAATACTTTATGCCACCGGTATTAAGTTAGTCCTTCTGCCAATATTATTTCTTATTTTGACTCGTTTCATTCATTTTGAACCGGTAACCCGACAAGTCATGGTTCTGCAATCCGCTACTCCCACACTCATGAGTTCTTTTGCTTTGGCTTCGCTTTATTCACTTGACACAGAACTATGTTCCAGTATTATTTTCACTACAACGATTTTATCCTTTGCTACTTTTCCGCTATGGAATTTAATCCTTCATAATTTCTAA
- a CDS encoding Ureidoglycolate lyase — MKYLRFQKPDTNQWSWGIIENGTMIEEFSNSYFNSLGKNGLSHQLTQVKLGSPTLPTKIVAVGLNYHDHIQEFGHEVPDHPILFIKPSTAVLEPGGTILLPPQSNQVDFEGELAVVIKQTAYQITVQAAPNYILGYTCFNDVTARDLQRIDGQWTRAKSFDTFAPIGPWITPELNPDSLQIITRVNGTIRQQSNTKHLVFPIYELVSFISHIMTLLPGDIIATGTPSGVGPLKPGDRVDIEIEGIGILTNLVRKA; from the coding sequence TTGAAATATTTGCGGTTTCAGAAACCCGATACCAATCAGTGGAGCTGGGGTATTATCGAAAATGGAACAATGATTGAAGAATTTTCCAATTCTTATTTTAATTCATTAGGAAAAAATGGACTTTCTCATCAACTCACTCAAGTAAAATTAGGGTCACCTACTCTCCCAACCAAAATTGTGGCCGTCGGTTTAAATTATCATGATCACATTCAAGAATTCGGTCATGAAGTTCCCGATCATCCTATTCTGTTTATCAAGCCATCAACCGCAGTTCTTGAACCGGGAGGAACCATTCTACTCCCCCCTCAATCAAACCAAGTGGATTTTGAAGGCGAGCTTGCCGTTGTAATAAAACAAACTGCCTACCAGATAACCGTCCAAGCAGCCCCAAATTACATTCTTGGTTATACCTGTTTTAACGATGTCACCGCACGTGATTTACAGAGAATCGATGGACAATGGACCCGAGCCAAATCTTTTGATACTTTCGCCCCGATCGGTCCATGGATAACCCCCGAGTTAAACCCTGATAGTTTGCAAATCATCACCCGGGTGAACGGGACAATTCGACAACAATCAAACACCAAGCACTTAGTTTTCCCAATATATGAATTAGTTTCATTTATATCTCATATTATGACCTTACTTCCTGGAGACATCATTGCTACCGGCACTCCTTCAGGTGTTGGACCCTTAAAACCAGGAGACCGTGTAGATATAGAAATTGAGGGAATTGGAATTTTAACGAATCTCGTCAGGAAAGCATAG